Proteins encoded in a region of the Candidatus Zixiibacteriota bacterium genome:
- a CDS encoding efflux RND transporter permease subunit, with amino-acid sequence MIKAIIDFSARNKAIIIIGTIFAIAGAIYSIKSIPVDAIPDLSDVQVILYTEWMGRSPDLVEDQVTYPIVTALLSAPHVVDVRGYSMFGMSFVYVIFEEGTDIYWARSRVMEYMKQFESKLPTGVTPVIGPDATSVGWVFQYALIDSSGNQDLADLRTFQDFNLRYALSSVPGVAEVASVGGYQKQYQVEVDPEKLRAYNLTIGDVSRAIRRSSNDVGGRVMEMTGREYFVRGKGYINDLEALRQISLGTTPSGTPVLVGNVARVNFGPDIRRGVAELDGIGEAVGGIVIMRYGENALDVINRVKQKVAEIKPSFPPGVELKIVYDRSGLINRAIHTLRQSLIEEGVVVAIVIIIFLLSFGSSLVPIIVLPVSVALAFIPMHLLGINSNIMSLGGIAIAIGAMVDASIVLVENAHKRLEKAPSGANRKEVIIAAAKEVGPSIFYALLIITIAFLPIFALNGPGGRLFKPLAYTKTFAMFFAAVASVTLAPVLMIILIRGKIHPETKHPVSRFLIALYKPFVFVALRNPRTTIAIGLVAIIATLPMVPKIGSEFMPPLNEGDILYMPTTLPNISIEQAKQYMQYQDRVLRSFPEVVSVFGKAGRAETATDPAPLSMLETMVQLKPREQWRKVPQERWYSGWAPEFIRPVLHPIWPEERIIKWEELIALLDRAMQFPGWTNAWTMPIKTRIDMLSTGIRTPIGVKVYGNDLGEIERIGLELEKSLSKIPGTRSVYSERNTGGYYIDIVPDRQALARYGLTMGDVQDVIEAAIGGMPIETTVEGRNRFSINVRYPRDLRQNIERLKQVLVPIPAAGSGKSESMPGMGQISGDNAPLLASTNIADAYALWAQMDEMKSGGGSSSGAFPGGTSGSMPSGTMPSSDAMPGGSTPSQSTFPEGGANIPLGQIANIRVVTGPPMIKDEAGMLVGYVYVDMDQGKRDIGGYVNEAKKVVADEIKIPAGYYLKWTGQYELMEQMMKRMKIVIPITLILVILLLYLNFRNVTETLIVLASVPFALVGSIWLMYFLGYHYSTATLVGIIALAGLATETGIVMVLYLDHAYERRKRAGKVRDLNDIIWAHMEGTVMRVRPKLMTVGTTMIGLVPILWAQGAGADVMKRIAAPMVGGLISSTFLTLEIIPVIYTYWRLWQIKHNK; translated from the coding sequence ATGATAAAAGCCATTATTGATTTCAGCGCCCGCAATAAAGCAATCATTATTATCGGGACGATCTTTGCCATCGCCGGCGCCATATATTCGATTAAGAGCATCCCGGTCGATGCCATTCCCGATCTCTCCGATGTGCAGGTGATTCTCTATACCGAGTGGATGGGGCGGAGTCCTGATCTGGTGGAAGACCAGGTAACCTATCCGATCGTGACGGCGCTTCTTTCGGCGCCGCATGTGGTCGATGTGCGCGGCTATTCGATGTTCGGGATGTCGTTTGTCTATGTTATATTCGAAGAGGGAACCGACATCTACTGGGCGCGCAGCCGCGTGATGGAGTACATGAAACAGTTCGAGAGCAAACTTCCTACGGGCGTAACGCCGGTTATCGGGCCGGACGCGACATCGGTAGGCTGGGTTTTCCAGTACGCTCTGATTGATTCCTCGGGGAATCAAGACCTGGCCGACTTGCGGACTTTTCAGGATTTCAATCTGCGCTATGCGCTTTCCTCGGTACCGGGTGTGGCCGAGGTGGCCAGTGTGGGTGGGTATCAAAAACAGTATCAGGTTGAGGTTGACCCGGAAAAACTGCGCGCTTATAATCTGACCATCGGTGATGTCAGCCGAGCCATACGACGCAGCAGCAATGATGTGGGGGGGCGGGTGATGGAGATGACCGGCCGGGAGTACTTTGTGCGGGGAAAGGGGTATATAAACGATCTTGAGGCTCTCCGGCAGATAAGCCTGGGAACAACACCATCGGGCACACCGGTGCTTGTAGGCAATGTCGCGCGCGTAAATTTCGGCCCGGACATTCGCCGCGGGGTGGCGGAACTTGATGGAATAGGTGAGGCGGTCGGCGGGATTGTTATCATGCGTTATGGCGAAAATGCGCTGGATGTCATTAATCGGGTCAAACAAAAAGTCGCCGAGATAAAACCCTCGTTTCCGCCGGGAGTTGAGTTGAAAATAGTCTATGATCGAAGCGGCTTGATTAATCGCGCCATTCATACGTTGCGGCAAAGTTTGATTGAAGAGGGCGTCGTGGTGGCGATCGTGATAATTATCTTCTTGCTCAGTTTTGGAAGTTCTCTGGTGCCTATAATTGTTCTCCCGGTTTCGGTGGCGCTGGCCTTTATCCCGATGCATCTTCTTGGTATCAATTCGAATATTATGAGTCTTGGAGGAATCGCTATAGCGATCGGCGCCATGGTTGATGCCAGCATTGTCCTGGTCGAGAATGCCCACAAACGGCTGGAGAAGGCGCCGTCCGGAGCCAACCGCAAGGAAGTGATTATTGCGGCGGCCAAAGAGGTGGGACCATCGATATTCTATGCTCTGCTGATAATTACGATCGCCTTTCTTCCGATTTTCGCTCTTAACGGTCCCGGTGGGCGGCTATTCAAACCGCTGGCGTACACCAAAACATTCGCCATGTTCTTTGCGGCAGTGGCTTCGGTGACTTTGGCCCCGGTTTTGATGATCATACTTATTCGAGGCAAAATTCACCCGGAAACCAAGCACCCGGTTTCGAGATTCCTGATTGCCCTATATAAACCGTTTGTCTTTGTGGCCCTGCGCAATCCCAGAACGACGATTGCGATCGGCCTGGTGGCGATTATCGCCACGCTTCCAATGGTACCGAAAATCGGCTCGGAATTTATGCCGCCGCTAAACGAGGGGGATATCCTCTATATGCCGACCACCTTGCCGAATATTTCTATCGAGCAGGCCAAGCAGTACATGCAGTATCAGGATCGGGTGCTGCGTTCATTCCCGGAAGTGGTCTCGGTTTTTGGCAAAGCGGGGCGGGCCGAAACGGCCACCGACCCGGCTCCGTTGAGCATGCTGGAAACTATGGTACAATTAAAGCCGCGGGAGCAGTGGCGCAAGGTACCTCAGGAAAGATGGTATTCCGGATGGGCGCCGGAATTTATCAGACCGGTGCTGCATCCTATCTGGCCCGAGGAAAGAATTATCAAATGGGAGGAGTTGATTGCTCTATTGGACAGGGCGATGCAATTCCCCGGCTGGACCAACGCCTGGACGATGCCGATTAAGACCCGGATTGATATGCTTTCGACCGGGATAAGAACACCGATAGGGGTGAAGGTTTACGGAAATGATCTGGGCGAAATTGAACGGATCGGCCTGGAACTCGAGAAATCGCTCTCCAAAATTCCCGGCACCCGGAGTGTCTATTCCGAGCGCAACACCGGGGGGTACTATATAGATATCGTTCCCGATCGTCAGGCGCTGGCGCGGTACGGATTGACTATGGGGGATGTGCAGGATGTTATCGAGGCGGCGATCGGCGGCATGCCGATTGAGACGACCGTTGAGGGGCGCAATCGATTTTCAATAAATGTCCGCTATCCGCGCGACCTGAGGCAGAATATCGAGCGCTTAAAACAAGTGCTGGTGCCTATTCCGGCTGCGGGATCGGGAAAGTCGGAGAGCATGCCGGGGATGGGGCAGATTTCTGGGGATAATGCACCGTTACTTGCCAGCACGAATATTGCCGACGCCTATGCACTCTGGGCGCAGATGGATGAGATGAAAAGCGGCGGCGGGAGTAGTTCAGGCGCTTTTCCCGGAGGAACAAGCGGGAGCATGCCGAGTGGAACGATGCCTTCCTCGGACGCCATGCCGGGCGGCTCAACTCCTTCGCAGAGTACTTTCCCTGAAGGGGGCGCCAATATACCCTTGGGACAGATCGCCAATATAAGGGTGGTTACCGGGCCGCCGATGATTAAGGATGAAGCGGGCATGCTGGTCGGATATGTCTATGTCGATATGGATCAGGGAAAGAGGGATATCGGCGGATATGTCAATGAGGCGAAGAAAGTGGTGGCCGATGAGATCAAAATTCCGGCCGGGTATTATCTCAAATGGACCGGGCAATACGAACTGATGGAGCAGATGATGAAGCGAATGAAAATTGTCATTCCGATTACCTTGATTCTGGTTATTCTTCTCCTGTATCTCAATTTCCGCAATGTCACCGAGACGCTGATAGTGCTGGCCTCGGTGCCGTTTGCACTGGTGGGAAGTATCTGGCTGATGTATTTTCTGGGTTACCATTATTCCACCGCCACGCTGGTGGGGATCATCGCTCTGGCAGGTCTGGCCACGGAAACCGGAATTGTGATGGTTTTATACCTTGACCACGCCTATGAGCGGCGCAAACGAGCCGGCAAGGTGAGGGACTTAAACGATATCATCTGGGCGCATATGGAGGGGACAGTGATGCGGGTGCGGCCGAAGTTGATGACGGTCGGTACAACCATGATAGGGCTGGTACCGATTCTCTGGGCGCAGGGAGCCGGCGCTGACGTGATGAAACGGATTGCCGCCCCGATGGTGGGGGGATTGATAAGCTCCACGTTTCTGACCTTGGAAATAATACCGGTGATTTATACTTACTGGCGGTTATGGCAAATTAAACATAACAAATAG
- a CDS encoding thrombospondin type 3 repeat-containing protein: MVKVLSRLFLITALLAGLTAFGQNYGTLTFRADIGGPGVWDDAGTPKIAPNKHIAVNIYSTNTGGDIARITWSSPFSFTGADGVTNIVWGDTALFAQGNFRLSAGFWDVYRRTYTESWEGTLPDLFNFTGIGMSNGYPPGLGELKIMVCSLTVTSMAGTFCIEQGDAGNDSYDWVFDEAVPPFPFFPKTCWTVSIIDHDHDGIEDAVDNCPTIPNTNQQDTDGDHIGDACDNCPTVAGSNQTDTDGDGRGDICDNCRTVANPDQTDTDGDGDGNVCDNCLTVPNPDQKDTDADGLGDLCDNCPTIANPNQADSNSNGIGDACEGFIVGDANGDKIINILDITFIIKYIYMVGPPPVPLAAADANCDGRINIMDIVYLINYLYRNGPSPC; the protein is encoded by the coding sequence ATGGTAAAAGTCCTTTCACGGCTGTTTCTTATTACGGCTTTACTGGCCGGTCTGACTGCTTTCGGTCAGAATTACGGAACTCTGACTTTTCGCGCCGACATTGGCGGGCCGGGTGTCTGGGATGATGCCGGAACACCCAAAATCGCCCCCAACAAACATATCGCCGTCAATATCTACAGCACCAACACCGGCGGCGACATAGCCCGCATTACCTGGTCTTCACCTTTCAGTTTCACCGGCGCCGATGGGGTTACTAATATCGTCTGGGGCGACACCGCCCTCTTTGCTCAGGGAAATTTCCGCCTCAGCGCCGGCTTCTGGGATGTCTATCGTCGCACTTATACCGAAAGCTGGGAGGGAACTCTTCCCGACCTCTTCAATTTTACCGGCATCGGTATGAGCAACGGCTATCCGCCGGGACTGGGCGAGCTCAAGATTATGGTTTGCTCGTTGACCGTTACTTCCATGGCCGGCACTTTCTGTATCGAACAGGGGGATGCCGGTAATGATTCCTATGATTGGGTCTTTGATGAGGCAGTTCCGCCCTTTCCCTTTTTCCCCAAAACCTGCTGGACCGTCAGTATTATCGACCACGACCATGACGGCATTGAGGATGCCGTTGACAACTGTCCGACCATACCCAATACTAATCAGCAGGATACCGATGGCGATCATATCGGCGATGCCTGCGACAACTGCCCGACTGTGGCCGGAAGCAACCAGACCGATACCGATGGTGACGGTCGGGGAGACATCTGCGACAATTGTCGGACCGTTGCCAATCCCGACCAGACCGATACTGACGGTGATGGTGATGGGAATGTCTGTGATAATTGCCTGACGGTGCCGAATCCCGACCAGAAAGATACTGACGCCGATGGTCTTGGTGATCTCTGCGACAACTGTCCGACCATAGCCAATCCCAACCAGGCCGACAGCAACAGTAACGGTATCGGCGATGCCTGCGAGGGATTCATTGTCGGCGACGCCAACGGCGACAAAATCATCAATATCCTGGATATAACATTCATAATAAAATACATTTATATGGTCGGGCCGCCTCCTGTTCCTCTGGCCGCGGCCGATGCTAATTGCGACGGCCGTATAAACATCATGGATATTGTGTATTTGATAAATTACTTATACAGGAATGGCCCTTCCCCTTGCTAA
- a CDS encoding efflux RND transporter periplasmic adaptor subunit, protein MSDSDMPYDLYEHEPLPEGEEAPPRYVHTMAIVRWIILGGLTIFALIMVFGYFGLAPGASSGAKEIMYHCPMHPTYVSNQPGECPICGMNLVPIDKNGTAATQESDSVHAEHEMAEMAKAKPGQYTCPMDPEVISDVPGECPKCGMDLVKVEETQPAQKDENMGEMPGMEETPKVAPESGQMGDMGSAPVPGLVPVTIEPERLQLIGIKTAIVARRPLGGGKRIAGYITPDESKVANIHVRVSGWISKLYVDQTGQLIKKGEPLFSLYSQDLFAAEQDYFLAREAASKAGTDSTLVYMRQQLLAASRERLSLLGLSEQELQQLDKETSPGKELTIRSPFSGYVLDKSVNAGQYVTPDQNLFTIADLSSVWVIGEVYEQDLQAIQTGQTVQMHPNSQPGELFNGEISFVYPTVSEKTRTVRVRMEFANPGMRLRPGMYAEVDISGTDNEVLAVPSEAVVNSGENQYAFVVHDKKHFEPRLLKIGQTSDDWVEVLSGLSEGEEIVTSANFLIDAESRLKAALSGMGGKQAGSHSGHTQ, encoded by the coding sequence ATGTCTGATTCAGATATGCCGTATGACCTGTATGAGCATGAACCGCTTCCCGAGGGTGAGGAAGCGCCGCCGCGATATGTGCATACCATGGCGATCGTGCGCTGGATAATACTGGGCGGGTTGACAATTTTCGCCCTGATAATGGTGTTTGGCTATTTTGGCCTCGCCCCGGGAGCATCAAGCGGGGCCAAGGAAATAATGTACCACTGCCCGATGCACCCCACTTATGTGAGCAACCAGCCGGGCGAATGCCCGATTTGCGGGATGAATCTGGTCCCGATTGATAAGAATGGTACAGCCGCCACACAAGAATCCGATAGCGTTCATGCCGAGCATGAGATGGCGGAAATGGCAAAAGCCAAACCGGGACAGTACACCTGCCCGATGGACCCCGAGGTTATCTCGGATGTTCCGGGTGAATGCCCCAAATGCGGAATGGACCTGGTGAAGGTGGAAGAAACCCAACCGGCACAGAAGGATGAAAATATGGGCGAGATGCCGGGAATGGAAGAAACGCCGAAAGTAGCGCCCGAGAGCGGACAGATGGGCGATATGGGCAGCGCCCCGGTGCCGGGGCTGGTGCCGGTGACCATTGAGCCGGAGCGGCTGCAACTGATCGGGATAAAGACGGCGATAGTCGCGCGGCGGCCACTTGGCGGTGGAAAGCGCATAGCCGGATATATTACTCCCGACGAATCGAAGGTGGCCAATATTCATGTCCGGGTCAGCGGCTGGATATCAAAATTATATGTCGATCAGACGGGGCAGTTGATAAAAAAAGGCGAGCCGCTGTTTTCACTTTACAGCCAGGACCTCTTTGCGGCCGAGCAGGATTATTTTCTGGCCCGCGAAGCGGCCTCCAAGGCGGGAACAGATTCCACCCTGGTTTATATGCGTCAGCAGTTGCTTGCAGCATCAAGAGAGCGGCTGAGCCTGCTGGGACTTTCGGAGCAAGAACTTCAGCAGTTGGATAAAGAAACCTCACCCGGGAAAGAGCTGACTATCCGGAGTCCCTTCTCGGGATATGTCCTGGATAAATCGGTCAATGCCGGGCAATATGTGACGCCCGATCAGAATCTTTTTACCATTGCCGATTTAAGTTCGGTTTGGGTAATTGGTGAAGTCTACGAGCAGGACCTTCAAGCTATCCAGACCGGCCAGACGGTGCAAATGCACCCAAACTCCCAACCGGGCGAGTTATTTAACGGGGAAATCAGTTTTGTCTATCCGACCGTTTCCGAAAAGACTCGTACGGTTAGAGTTCGTATGGAATTTGCCAATCCAGGGATGCGTCTTCGCCCCGGCATGTACGCCGAGGTCGATATAAGCGGGACAGACAATGAGGTCCTGGCGGTCCCCTCGGAGGCGGTTGTCAACTCCGGCGAAAATCAGTATGCCTTTGTAGTGCATGACAAGAAGCATTTCGAACCGCGCCTTCTCAAAATCGGGCAGACTTCAGATGATTGGGTGGAGGTGCTTTCGGGACTATCCGAAGGTGAAGAGATTGTCACCAGCGCCAATTTTCTGATTGACGCCGAAAGCCGCTTGAAAGCGGCCCTCTCCGGGATGGGGGGAAAGCAGGCCGGGTCACACAGCGGGCACACTCAATAG
- a CDS encoding thrombospondin type 3 repeat-containing protein: protein PDLFNFTGIGMSNGYPPGLGELKIMVCSLTVTSMAGTFCIEQGDAGNDSYDWVFDEAVPPFPFFPKTCWTVSIIDHDHDGIEDAVDNCPTIPNTNQQDTDGDHIGDACDNCPLISNANQADVDADGVGDLCDNCRNTANSDQTDSDSDGLGNACDNCPNAANPSQVDADGDQIGDACDACTDTDHDGYGNPGYPANTCPLDNCPTVANANQADADGDGRGDLCDNCKNVPNSDQADNDGDGVGNVCDNCPDKKNPDQHDSDNDGVGDVCEDFLCGDANGDRIINIRDITFMIVYFFRGGPPPVPELAADANNDGYLDISDITYLIRFLYKGGPPPCYY, encoded by the coding sequence TCCCGACCTCTTCAATTTTACCGGCATCGGCATGAGCAACGGCTATCCGCCGGGACTGGGCGAGCTCAAGATTATGGTCTGCTCCTTGACCGTTACTTCCATGGCCGGCACTTTCTGTATCGAACAGGGGGATGCCGGTAATGATTCCTATGATTGGGTCTTTGATGAGGCAGTTCCACCCTTTCCCTTTTTCCCCAAAACCTGCTGGACCGTCAGTATTATCGACCACGACCATGACGGTATCGAGGATGCCGTTGACAATTGTCCGACCATACCCAATACTAATCAGCAGGATACCGATGGCGATCATATCGGCGATGCCTGCGACAACTGCCCGCTGATTTCAAACGCCAATCAGGCTGATGTAGATGCCGACGGTGTCGGAGATCTCTGCGACAACTGCCGGAATACGGCCAATTCAGACCAGACCGACAGTGATAGCGACGGCCTCGGCAATGCCTGTGACAATTGCCCGAATGCGGCCAACCCCAGTCAAGTGGATGCCGATGGCGACCAGATTGGCGATGCTTGTGATGCCTGCACCGACACCGATCATGACGGCTACGGTAACCCGGGATATCCGGCCAATACCTGCCCGCTTGATAACTGCCCCACTGTCGCCAATGCCAATCAGGCCGACGCCGATGGCGACGGACGCGGCGACCTTTGCGACAACTGCAAGAACGTCCCTAATTCCGACCAGGCCGATAATGACGGCGATGGTGTCGGCAATGTCTGCGACAATTGCCCCGATAAGAAAAACCCCGACCAGCATGATAGCGACAACGATGGGGTTGGTGATGTTTGCGAGGACTTTCTTTGCGGCGATGCCAATGGCGATCGCATTATCAATATCCGCGATATCACGTTTATGATTGTCTATTTCTTCCGAGGAGGCCCGCCACCCGTCCCTGAACTGGCGGCCGATGCCAATAACGATGGCTACCTTGACATTTCCGACATAACATACCTCATAAGATTTCTATATAAAGGAGGCCCGCCGCCCTGCTATTACTGA
- a CDS encoding C1 family peptidase: protein MKFSSPLRIISAALIAVLLAVPSILAGEGGITPEMLGKIRESFKMDTHNRAMYNAITNTDINNLALNRDILRQQSDVFSHKVKTKGITNQKSSGRCWLFAGLNVMRPAVIEKYKLSGFEFSQSFLAFWDKLEKSNCFLEYIVKFRDREQSDRELEILLRDPVGDGGWWKYVVDLIEKYGVVPKEIMPETNSSENTGSLNNLINLKLRADAAQIRKMGKEGKSLGDIAAAKETMLAEIYKMLVINYGEPPAEFQYRFEDKDSIVSALRTYTPQSFFKDFVGVDLNQYVSIFNNPSKEFGKHYSVNLSRNIFDADDMHYANVEIEKLKEMAMKSVLADEPVWFACDVGIDQNRDRGIMATDLYDYGSIYNIDMSMSKADRIRYLETTSNHAMVLVGVDVKDDKPVKWLVENSWGSENKSAGYWTMYDNWFDENLFNIIIKKDFVPKEFLKIYDQTPVVVPAWDPMFMIYHQ from the coding sequence ATGAAGTTCTCTTCTCCCCTCCGAATAATCTCCGCCGCTTTGATAGCCGTTCTTTTGGCAGTTCCATCGATTTTGGCCGGCGAAGGCGGCATCACCCCCGAAATGCTCGGCAAAATCCGTGAATCGTTCAAAATGGATACCCATAATCGGGCGATGTATAATGCCATCACCAATACCGATATCAACAATCTGGCTTTAAATCGCGATATCCTGCGCCAGCAAAGCGATGTTTTCAGCCATAAGGTAAAAACCAAGGGAATCACCAATCAGAAATCGAGCGGACGGTGCTGGCTCTTTGCCGGATTGAATGTCATGCGCCCGGCGGTGATCGAGAAATATAAGCTTTCCGGATTTGAATTCTCACAGAGTTTTCTGGCTTTCTGGGATAAGTTGGAAAAATCGAATTGCTTTCTGGAGTACATAGTCAAGTTTCGCGACCGGGAACAGTCCGACCGGGAACTGGAGATATTGCTTCGTGATCCGGTGGGCGACGGAGGCTGGTGGAAGTATGTCGTTGACCTTATCGAGAAATATGGGGTGGTCCCAAAAGAAATCATGCCGGAAACCAACAGTTCCGAGAATACCGGCTCTCTGAACAATTTGATAAATCTGAAACTCCGCGCCGATGCCGCGCAAATCCGCAAAATGGGCAAAGAGGGGAAATCGCTCGGCGATATTGCGGCCGCCAAAGAGACAATGCTGGCGGAAATCTACAAGATGCTGGTGATAAATTACGGCGAGCCGCCCGCCGAGTTTCAGTACCGCTTCGAAGATAAAGATTCGATTGTGAGCGCCCTTCGCACCTATACGCCGCAGAGCTTTTTCAAGGACTTTGTAGGGGTCGATTTGAATCAGTATGTCAGCATTTTCAATAATCCTTCAAAAGAATTCGGCAAACATTACTCGGTCAATCTTTCACGAAATATATTTGATGCCGATGATATGCACTATGCCAATGTCGAAATCGAAAAATTGAAAGAGATGGCGATGAAATCGGTGCTGGCCGATGAGCCGGTCTGGTTTGCCTGTGATGTCGGCATCGACCAGAACCGCGACCGCGGCATCATGGCGACCGACCTGTATGACTATGGTTCGATCTACAATATTGATATGAGCATGAGCAAGGCGGATCGGATTCGTTATCTCGAGACTACGAGCAACCACGCCATGGTGCTAGTCGGGGTCGATGTTAAGGACGACAAACCGGTCAAGTGGCTGGTGGAAAACAGCTGGGGTTCCGAGAACAAGAGCGCCGGATACTGGACCATGTACGACAACTGGTTTGACGAAAATCTGTTCAATATCATAATCAAGAAAGACTTCGTGCCGAAAGAATTCCTGAAGATATATGATCAGACTCCGGTGGTGGTTCCCGCATGGGACCCGATGTTTATGATTTATCATCAATAG
- a CDS encoding TolC family protein: protein MRDAINHNDRAASARYMEESAKDKIGPAGAWDDPMLMLGVANLPTSFDFKMDPMTMKMIGISQNIPYAGQKGLAKKAARADVEVSIEERRGVESQLAVAAKQAFYDLYYRGLILNELHRQREIFQQIVDVTTAKLKANEAGQEDLLAAQAELGRFESEILSAQQSLDEARFNLNALRGTEVNSPLPVLAEPSVPAIPEKADEWLIAALGNYPELRQANARSQSYGFSAAAARRMRWPMLGLSANYNIREQGSLDMGPRDNMIGFQATLSLPIFSGRQQGKMARSMEAMSRSADAEANQMRRDMEAQLRTTHQRAMRLTENLRLYHERIIPISEDAFRAAFAGYTANRTSLATLLDYALSVSRDRITEYQISNELGRTLAEAERFTTDFDSTTSSDRK, encoded by the coding sequence GTGAGGGACGCAATCAATCACAATGACCGGGCGGCGTCGGCCCGCTATATGGAGGAGTCGGCCAAAGATAAAATCGGCCCGGCGGGCGCGTGGGATGACCCGATGCTTATGCTGGGGGTGGCCAATCTTCCGACCTCGTTTGATTTCAAAATGGATCCGATGACCATGAAGATGATCGGGATAAGCCAGAATATCCCGTATGCCGGACAGAAGGGGCTTGCGAAAAAAGCGGCTCGTGCCGACGTGGAAGTTTCGATCGAGGAGCGTCGCGGTGTAGAATCACAACTGGCGGTGGCCGCCAAACAGGCTTTTTATGACTTGTACTATCGTGGCCTGATCTTGAATGAGCTGCATAGACAAAGAGAGATTTTTCAGCAAATTGTGGATGTGACTACGGCCAAGTTGAAAGCCAATGAAGCCGGCCAGGAGGATTTACTGGCGGCGCAGGCGGAACTGGGGCGGTTTGAATCGGAGATTCTTTCGGCGCAGCAGAGTCTCGATGAAGCCCGGTTCAATCTTAATGCCCTGCGTGGGACAGAAGTCAATTCTCCCCTGCCGGTGCTGGCGGAGCCATCGGTTCCGGCCATTCCCGAAAAGGCGGATGAATGGCTGATAGCGGCGTTGGGCAATTACCCCGAACTGAGGCAGGCGAATGCCCGGTCGCAGAGTTATGGATTTTCGGCGGCGGCCGCACGGCGGATGCGCTGGCCGATGCTGGGTTTATCGGCCAACTATAATATTCGCGAGCAGGGAAGCCTGGATATGGGGCCGCGCGATAATATGATCGGTTTTCAGGCGACGCTGTCACTGCCGATTTTTTCCGGACGGCAGCAGGGGAAAATGGCCCGTTCCATGGAGGCAATGAGCCGCAGCGCCGATGCCGAGGCCAATCAAATGCGCCGCGATATGGAGGCACAACTGCGAACAACCCATCAAAGAGCGATGCGTCTCACCGAAAATCTCCGATTGTACCACGAGAGAATTATCCCGATCTCGGAGGATGCTTTCCGGGCGGCTTTTGCCGGATATACGGCCAATAGAACCTCGCTTGCCACGCTTCTCGATTACGCTTTGAGTGTCTCACGCGATCGGATCACCGAATATCAAATCTCCAATGAACTGGGGCGCACTCTGGCTGAAGCAGAGCGCTTCACAACCGACTTTGACAGTACGACTAGTAGCGATAGAAAATAA
- a CDS encoding dockerin type I repeat-containing protein encodes MFRNKNCRWAVLWPAIITLVVIFLPVFSPVQAEPILSVRADSVYVCAMKDSVIIPVYLKNLTDIVQAFEIWIILSRPDLIQFTGTTFEMVDTAGTLTSGWGMSAHSLGDQGYDIHITGAPRPEQPGIIPPQYGQIPLLRLIGRIYDIPDTTTDTTVNLYIQHDNLDHFCFSDPQGHSIGIYTDTVIDTAFYRCLQWLPPPNNNICLVYGQVSGPPFDSIFVDTFLVGRLDTLETEIIDGLVGILHPGDANCNRVLNIQDITYLIGFLYKGGPAPIPFLAGDANADGIVNIRDITHVIDYLYRAGPAPICK; translated from the coding sequence ATGTTCCGCAACAAAAACTGTCGCTGGGCCGTTCTCTGGCCGGCGATAATCACTCTGGTGGTAATTTTTCTTCCGGTCTTTTCTCCGGTCCAGGCCGAACCGATACTTTCGGTTCGCGCCGACTCGGTCTATGTCTGCGCCATGAAAGACAGCGTGATAATCCCTGTCTATCTGAAGAACCTCACCGATATAGTTCAAGCATTTGAAATATGGATAATCTTGAGCCGCCCGGACCTGATTCAATTTACCGGGACGACCTTTGAAATGGTTGACACGGCCGGGACATTGACCTCGGGATGGGGCATGTCGGCCCATTCACTTGGCGACCAGGGGTATGATATTCATATAACAGGCGCGCCGAGACCGGAACAGCCGGGAATCATTCCTCCGCAATACGGCCAAATCCCTCTTCTGCGCCTGATAGGGCGGATCTATGACATACCCGATACGACTACTGATACGACGGTCAATCTCTATATTCAGCATGACAATCTTGACCATTTTTGTTTCTCAGATCCGCAAGGGCATTCAATCGGCATCTATACGGATACCGTTATCGACACCGCCTTCTACCGTTGCCTGCAATGGCTTCCGCCGCCGAATAATAATATCTGTCTCGTATATGGGCAAGTGTCTGGCCCTCCATTCGATTCGATCTTTGTCGATACGTTTTTAGTCGGGAGGCTGGATACTTTGGAGACGGAGATAATCGACGGGCTGGTTGGGATTCTGCATCCGGGAGACGCCAACTGCAACCGAGTTCTTAATATTCAGGATATAACCTATCTTATAGGTTTCCTCTATAAGGGCGGCCCGGCGCCAATACCATTTCTTGCCGGAGATGCCAATGCCGATGGGATAGTGAATATCCGCGATATCACCCATGTCATAGATTACCTTTACCGGGCCGGGCCGGCGCCGATCTGCAAGTAG